In Rhodospirillaceae bacterium, a single window of DNA contains:
- the clpS gene encoding ATP-dependent Clp protease adapter ClpS, with product MSKPYGASVPGQGGGDDDFEVGIATKTRPKTKKPAMYKVLMLNDDYTPMEFVVHVLERYFGKSSEESTRIMLHVHQRGVGVCGVFTHELAETKATQVMDLARQNDHPLQCTIEKDGDD from the coding sequence ATGAGCAAGCCATACGGCGCAAGCGTCCCGGGACAGGGTGGAGGCGATGATGATTTTGAAGTTGGAATCGCCACTAAAACGCGCCCGAAAACCAAAAAACCGGCCATGTATAAAGTGCTGATGTTGAACGATGACTACACGCCCATGGAATTCGTCGTTCATGTGCTTGAGCGCTACTTTGGCAAATCATCCGAAGAATCGACCCGGATCATGCTGCATGTGCATCAGCGCGGTGTCGGGGTTTGTGGGGTTTTTACCCATGAACTGGCGGAAACCAAGGCTACTCAAGTGATGGACCTGGCCCGTCAGAACGACCACCCGCTGCAATGCACCATCGAAAAAGACGGAGACGATTGA
- the clpA gene encoding ATP-dependent Clp protease ATP-binding subunit ClpA, whose amino-acid sequence MLSRNLEQTLHRALAMATERRHEYATLEHLLMALTDDQDAVAVLRACGVDLDQLRQNLVDFINDELAEIRLDSPTDTPMADPKPTAGFQRVVQRAIIHVQSSGREEVTGANILVALFSERESHAVYFLQIHDMSRLDAVNYISHGIAKVPGKDRPAAVSGADEDMAAEDIVKTADEALEAYCVNLNQKAQEDGIDPLIGRNAEVDRTIQILCRRSKNNPLYVGDPGVGKTAIAEGLARRIVKGEVPDVLKEATIYALDMGSLLAGTRYRGDFEERLKGVIKELEDMPHAIMFIDEIHTVIGAGATSGGSMDASNILKPSLANGKLRCMGSTTYKEYRSHFEKDRALVRRFQKIDIHEPSVEDTVKILKGLKPYFEEHHNVTYSAEALRTAVELSARYINDRKLPDKAIDIIDEVGASRMLLAKAKRRKKITVKDVEETVAMIARIPPKSVSSDDRKALKTLEMDLKTMVFGQDKAINALSSAIKMSRAGLREPEKPIGAYLFSGPTGVGKTEVARQLSMTLGVDLVRFDMSEYMERHSVSRLIGAPPGYVGFDQGGLLTDAVDQQPHTVLLLDEIEKAHPDLFNILLQVMDHGKLTDHHGKSVDFRNVILIMTTNAGAAELAKPAIGFERSERTGDDTEAIERMFTPEFRNRLDATITFDSLSPESVSRVVDKFIIELEAQLGDRNVIIELTDDAREWLAKKGYDKLFGARPLARVIQEHIKKPLAEELLFGKLSDGGVVRVSIVKGKAAFDYPDPEPRKPPKKVNKGKKPALVK is encoded by the coding sequence ATGTTATCGAGAAATCTGGAACAAACCCTGCACCGGGCATTGGCTATGGCAACCGAACGCCGTCATGAATATGCTACCCTTGAACACCTGCTGATGGCGTTGACTGATGATCAGGACGCCGTTGCTGTGCTGAGGGCCTGCGGGGTCGACCTGGATCAATTGCGTCAGAATTTGGTCGATTTCATCAATGACGAACTGGCTGAAATCCGGCTCGATTCGCCAACTGATACACCCATGGCCGATCCCAAGCCGACGGCCGGTTTCCAGCGCGTCGTGCAGCGGGCGATTATTCATGTGCAGTCTTCGGGTCGCGAAGAAGTCACCGGCGCCAATATTCTGGTAGCGCTGTTTTCCGAACGCGAGTCACATGCTGTCTATTTTCTGCAAATCCACGATATGTCGCGCCTTGATGCGGTCAATTACATCTCCCACGGCATCGCCAAGGTGCCCGGCAAGGATCGCCCCGCAGCTGTTAGCGGTGCCGATGAAGACATGGCGGCGGAGGATATTGTCAAGACAGCCGATGAAGCGCTTGAGGCTTATTGCGTCAACCTCAACCAAAAAGCCCAGGAAGACGGCATTGATCCCCTGATTGGTCGTAATGCCGAGGTGGACCGGACCATTCAAATCTTGTGCCGTCGCTCGAAAAATAACCCGCTTTACGTGGGCGACCCCGGCGTTGGCAAAACCGCCATTGCCGAAGGGCTGGCCCGGCGCATCGTTAAAGGTGAGGTCCCCGACGTCCTTAAAGAAGCAACCATTTACGCCCTCGACATGGGCTCATTGCTGGCCGGAACCCGCTACCGTGGCGATTTCGAGGAACGACTGAAGGGGGTCATCAAGGAACTCGAAGACATGCCCCACGCGATCATGTTCATCGATGAGATTCACACCGTTATTGGCGCTGGTGCGACCAGCGGTGGTTCCATGGATGCCTCGAATATTCTTAAACCTTCCCTGGCTAACGGCAAACTGCGCTGCATGGGTTCCACCACCTACAAGGAATACCGCTCGCACTTTGAAAAGGACCGGGCCCTGGTCCGTCGCTTCCAGAAGATCGATATTCATGAGCCTTCCGTCGAGGACACGGTGAAGATTCTTAAAGGCCTGAAGCCTTATTTTGAGGAACACCATAACGTCACCTACAGTGCCGAGGCCCTGCGCACCGCCGTTGAGCTGTCGGCGCGTTATATCAATGATCGCAAGCTGCCTGACAAAGCCATCGACATTATTGACGAAGTCGGCGCTTCGCGGATGTTGCTGGCCAAGGCCAAGCGGCGCAAGAAGATCACCGTCAAGGATGTCGAGGAAACCGTCGCCATGATCGCCCGGATTCCGCCCAAAAGCGTCTCCAGTGATGATCGCAAGGCCCTGAAAACCCTTGAAATGGACTTGAAGACCATGGTTTTCGGTCAGGACAAGGCGATTAACGCCCTTTCCAGCGCCATCAAGATGTCACGGGCTGGCCTTCGCGAGCCTGAGAAACCCATCGGGGCCTATCTGTTCTCGGGCCCCACGGGTGTTGGCAAGACCGAGGTTGCGCGCCAGTTGTCGATGACCCTGGGCGTCGATCTTGTCCGTTTCGATATGTCCGAATACATGGAACGCCACAGCGTCTCGCGCCTGATTGGCGCACCGCCGGGCTATGTCGGCTTTGATCAGGGTGGTCTTTTGACCGACGCCGTAGATCAGCAGCCCCATACGGTGTTGTTGCTTGATGAGATCGAGAAGGCGCATCCGGACCTGTTTAACATCCTGTTGCAAGTGATGGATCACGGCAAACTGACGGACCATCATGGCAAGAGCGTCGATTTCCGCAATGTCATTTTGATCATGACCACCAATGCCGGTGCCGCCGAACTGGCCAAACCGGCTATCGGTTTTGAGCGTTCAGAACGTACCGGCGACGATACGGAAGCTATTGAGCGCATGTTCACACCGGAATTTCGCAACCGGCTGGACGCCACCATCACCTTCGACAGCCTGTCGCCGGAATCGGTGTCGCGGGTTGTCGACAAATTCATTATTGAGCTTGAAGCGCAACTGGGAGATCGCAACGTCATCATCGAATTGACCGATGATGCCCGTGAGTGGCTTGCCAAAAAGGGTTACGACAAGTTGTTTGGCGCAAGGCCACTGGCCCGTGTTATTCAGGAGCACATCAAAAAACCGCTGGCCGAGGAATTGTTGTTCGGCAAACTTTCCGATGGCGGCGTCGTCAGGGTGTCTATCGTCAAGGGCAAGGCAGCCTTCGATTATCCTGATCCGGAGCCTCGCAAACCCCCGAAAAAGGTCAACAAGGGCAAGAAACCGGCACTGGTCAAATAG
- a CDS encoding CoA transferase: MKASFLDGIRVLDLSQYLPGPSATQMLADMGADVIKVEPPQGDPLMGMSPLDGGPDGEPFYKAVNAGKAVLRIDLKSTQGRDGFETLLKRADVLLESYRPGVMDRLGFGRDVLTSLNPGLVHCALTGYGQQGPKSGEGGHDINYIALTGGLAVTGTADTPVAGWPPAADYTGALNSVNAILAALLGRQNTGKGTYLDIAMADTFMAWQPWGMTGQVQGAAMKRQGNLLNGGAACYRVYSVSGGRFVTLGALEPKFWANFCDAVGHPEWTSRQQDRLPQTDLMGEVEALFASHDLEYWESTLASVDCCYQAVLDYDQAADHEQTKIRKLVRKSTDHAQVLWPVHVDGEALDDRQPVTEINLNQSLKKWQ, encoded by the coding sequence GTGAAAGCCAGCTTTCTCGACGGCATTCGTGTTCTCGACCTGAGCCAATACCTGCCGGGGCCTTCGGCGACCCAGATGCTGGCTGACATGGGCGCCGATGTGATCAAGGTCGAACCGCCCCAGGGCGACCCTCTGATGGGTATGAGTCCCCTTGATGGCGGCCCTGACGGGGAACCATTTTATAAAGCCGTCAATGCCGGTAAAGCGGTTCTGCGTATTGATCTTAAGTCGACGCAAGGCCGGGACGGGTTTGAGACGTTGCTTAAGCGGGCCGATGTATTGCTGGAATCCTACCGCCCCGGGGTCATGGACCGGCTCGGGTTTGGCCGCGATGTGCTGACATCCCTTAACCCCGGTCTTGTCCACTGTGCGCTGACCGGTTACGGCCAGCAGGGCCCGAAAAGCGGCGAGGGCGGTCATGATATCAACTATATCGCTTTAACGGGCGGTTTGGCGGTAACAGGGACTGCCGATACACCCGTTGCCGGTTGGCCACCAGCTGCCGATTACACTGGCGCTCTAAATTCCGTCAATGCCATTCTGGCCGCCCTGTTGGGGCGTCAAAATACCGGCAAAGGGACCTATCTGGATATCGCTATGGCCGATACCTTCATGGCCTGGCAGCCCTGGGGCATGACCGGCCAGGTCCAGGGGGCCGCCATGAAGCGGCAGGGCAATTTACTCAACGGCGGGGCTGCCTGTTACCGGGTCTATTCTGTAAGCGGTGGGCGTTTTGTCACGCTGGGTGCTCTGGAGCCAAAATTCTGGGCGAATTTTTGCGACGCCGTCGGCCATCCTGAGTGGACATCCAGACAACAGGACAGGCTTCCACAAACGGATCTGATGGGCGAGGTTGAAGCCTTGTTCGCATCCCATGATCTGGAATATTGGGAAAGCACGTTGGCGTCTGTGGATTGCTGTTATCAGGCGGTGCTGGATTATGATCAGGCTGCCGATCATGAGCAGACCAAAATCCGAAAACTGGTCCGCAAATCGACCGATCATGCGCAGGTGTTATGGCCGGTTCATGTTGATGGTGAGGCGCTGGATGATCGCCAGCCCGTAACAGAAATAAACCTAAACCAATCACTTAAAAAATGGCAGTAA
- a CDS encoding N-acetyltransferase: MPDGSETQVIKVLGDIDEISAADWNCCAGNDDPFVSHAFLCAMEQSGSVGSEAGWLPQHLVLGDENTAPLAVVPLYLKNNSYGEYVFDWGWADAFHRAGGQYYPKLQAAVPFTPVTGRRILVRQDLAPEKQRAIQTTMIAGLVQLAQRLEVSSFHITFASEEEWQLCGELGMLQRTDRQFHWLNHGFGSFDDFLGALSSRKRKMIRKERRAVDQHDVNIRTLTGPEIEPRHWDAFYRFYRDTSDKKWGQAYLNRNFFTRLGETMAGKVLLIMAEQDGQCVGGALNLIGGDTLYGRYWGCLENFKFLHFEICYYQAIDFAIKNGLARVEAGAQGGHKLQRGYLPHPTYSAHWIADSGFREAVARFLREETEAVHEEIDSLSDHSPFKRS, from the coding sequence ATGCCGGACGGAAGTGAAACGCAAGTCATCAAGGTTCTGGGCGACATTGACGAAATCAGTGCGGCCGACTGGAACTGTTGTGCGGGAAACGACGACCCCTTCGTCAGCCACGCCTTTCTTTGCGCCATGGAGCAAAGCGGATCGGTCGGGTCCGAGGCAGGTTGGTTACCCCAGCATCTGGTGCTGGGGGATGAGAACACGGCCCCGCTTGCCGTTGTCCCGCTTTATCTGAAGAATAATTCCTACGGAGAATATGTCTTCGACTGGGGTTGGGCCGATGCCTTCCACCGTGCCGGCGGCCAGTATTATCCAAAATTACAGGCTGCAGTACCGTTCACCCCGGTTACCGGCAGGCGAATTCTTGTCCGTCAGGATTTGGCGCCTGAGAAACAGCGGGCCATACAAACAACGATGATTGCTGGCCTTGTCCAGTTGGCGCAGCGCCTTGAGGTGTCTTCTTTCCATATAACCTTTGCCAGTGAGGAGGAATGGCAACTGTGTGGTGAATTGGGCATGTTGCAGCGAACGGACCGGCAGTTTCACTGGCTCAATCACGGATTTGGCTCATTTGATGATTTTCTTGGGGCTCTTTCTTCGCGCAAACGCAAAATGATCCGCAAGGAACGCCGCGCCGTTGATCAGCACGACGTCAACATCCGCACTTTAACAGGACCAGAGATCGAGCCCCGCCATTGGGACGCCTTTTATCGCTTTTATCGGGATACCTCGGACAAAAAATGGGGCCAGGCTTACCTGAACCGGAATTTTTTCACCCGATTGGGGGAGACAATGGCGGGTAAAGTCTTGCTGATTATGGCCGAACAGGACGGTCAGTGCGTTGGCGGGGCCCTTAACCTGATCGGTGGCGATACCCTTTACGGACGCTATTGGGGTTGCCTTGAGAACTTTAAATTCCTGCATTTCGAGATCTGTTACTACCAGGCCATTGATTTCGCCATCAAAAACGGCCTGGCCCGGGTCGAGGCCGGTGCCCAGGGTGGACACAAACTGCAGCGCGGTTACCTTCCCCACCCCACGTACAGCGCCCACTGGATCGCCGATTCCGGATTCAGGGAAGCGGTCGCCCGTTTCCTGCGCGAAGAAACAGAAGCCGTGCATGAAGAGATCGACTCCTTAAGCGATCACTCGCCGTTCAAAAGGTCTTAA
- a CDS encoding RidA family protein: protein MAGTIEQRLLDMGVELPKPAAPAANYIPYVISGNLVFISGQVTMLNGELQYQGTVGDNFSVDDGYQAARICAINLLAQLKDACAGDLERVQQVVKLGGFVNCTADFTDQPKVINGASDLIAEVFGEAGKHARFAVGAPSLPLGVAVEVDGIFEIS, encoded by the coding sequence ATGGCCGGAACCATCGAACAGCGCCTGCTTGATATGGGTGTCGAATTACCCAAGCCGGCGGCTCCCGCCGCCAACTACATACCTTACGTTATAAGCGGCAACCTGGTTTTTATATCCGGACAAGTCACGATGCTTAACGGGGAACTGCAATACCAGGGAACTGTTGGTGATAATTTTAGCGTCGATGATGGTTATCAGGCGGCCCGTATTTGCGCCATCAACCTGCTGGCGCAACTCAAGGATGCCTGCGCGGGTGATCTTGAGCGGGTTCAACAAGTGGTCAAACTGGGCGGCTTTGTCAATTGCACGGCCGACTTCACCGACCAGCCAAAGGTTATCAATGGCGCTTCTGACCTGATTGCCGAGGTCTTTGGTGAGGCAGGCAAACACGCCCGTTTCGCCGTCGGTGCACCGTCGCTGCCGCTGGGTGTGGCAGTCGAAGTCGACGGCATCTTCGAAATTTCATAA
- a CDS encoding response regulator — protein sequence MSDTAKLNFFVVDDDPEMAEFMATLLIDGGHQATFHTDSTIAIDQIADAKPDCVLFDLMMPGLDGMEWCAQLRQHPELAKTKLIVVSSKSYHYDRKRAFDSGIDGFITKPIREKTFVDTVNRILEDMMDLSFWGVRGTLPVPGEKSIRYGGNTSCVTIEFSRGDFLIFDAGSGIKELSNWMMGLGKKKIEAKIFISHPHWDHINALPFFVPLYIQGNIFEVFGPRHDDITVHQLISAQMDGVYFPITIQEFASSVTFRDLHEEVLEFDGITIRTMLLHHPGQCLGYRIEYKGRSICYITDNELFLESDEEHYDPFYVKRLVKFIEGADALITDSTYTDEEYANGKVGWGHSCIGQVVDLAAQAKVKTLYLFHHDPDQDDDAIDAKLATARTMLEDMGSSVVCEAPTDRTHLKI from the coding sequence ATGTCGGATACAGCAAAATTGAATTTTTTCGTCGTTGATGATGACCCGGAAATGGCTGAATTCATGGCCACCCTGTTAATCGATGGTGGTCATCAAGCAACGTTCCATACCGACAGCACCATCGCCATTGATCAAATTGCCGATGCAAAACCGGACTGTGTCCTGTTCGACCTGATGATGCCGGGCCTTGATGGTATGGAATGGTGCGCCCAGTTGCGCCAGCATCCCGAACTGGCCAAGACAAAACTGATCGTCGTTTCATCAAAATCTTACCATTATGACCGCAAACGCGCCTTTGATAGCGGCATCGATGGCTTCATCACCAAGCCCATCCGCGAAAAGACTTTTGTCGATACGGTCAACCGGATCCTTGAAGACATGATGGACCTGTCTTTCTGGGGTGTCCGTGGCACCTTGCCCGTACCCGGTGAGAAAAGCATCCGCTACGGTGGTAATACATCGTGTGTGACCATTGAATTCTCACGCGGCGATTTTCTTATTTTCGATGCCGGTAGTGGCATCAAGGAATTGTCTAACTGGATGATGGGACTGGGAAAAAAGAAGATCGAGGCAAAGATTTTCATCTCCCACCCCCATTGGGACCACATCAACGCCCTGCCCTTCTTCGTGCCGCTGTATATTCAGGGCAATATTTTTGAAGTATTCGGCCCTCGTCATGATGATATTACGGTCCACCAGTTGATTTCGGCTCAAATGGATGGGGTCTATTTCCCCATAACCATTCAGGAATTCGCCTCAAGTGTCACCTTCCGTGACCTGCACGAGGAAGTCCTCGAATTTGACGGTATCACCATCAGGACAATGCTGTTGCACCATCCGGGGCAGTGTCTGGGTTACCGCATCGAATACAAAGGGCGCTCGATCTGTTACATCACCGATAACGAGCTGTTCCTGGAATCCGACGAGGAACATTATGACCCGTTCTACGTTAAGCGGCTGGTCAAGTTCATCGAAGGCGCCGACGCCCTGATTACGGACAGCACCTATACGGATGAAGAATATGCCAACGGCAAGGTCGGATGGGGCCATTCATGTATTGGTCAGGTCGTCGATCTGGCTGCCCAGGCCAAGGTAAAGACCCTGTATCTGTTTCATCACGACCCGGACCAGGATGATGACGCCATCGATGCCAAACTGGCAACCGCCCGGACGATGCTGGAAGACATGGGCTCAAGCGTTGTTTGCGAAGCGCCAACAGACAGAACCCACCTGAAAATTTAA
- a CDS encoding vitamin B12-dependent ribonucleotide reductase, producing MRVTRLFTNKNESPYDSIEFRHTASEIRNPDGSVVFQLDRMEVPAAWSQVACDVLAQKYFRKAGVPAMLKAVKEKDIPSWLWRNAADDKACRDLPENERSSGESSAKQVFDRLAGTWTYWGWKGGFFDSEADAKAYFDEMRYMLATQVGAPNSPQWFNTGLHWAYGIDSPAQGHSFVDFRSGKLVQSKSAYEHPQPHACFIQGISDDLVNEGGIMDLWVREARLFKYGSGTGTNFSRLRGENENLSGGGKSSGMMSFLKIGDRAAGAIKSGGTTRRAAKMVVVDVDHPDVEQFINWKVREEQKVAALVTGSRQAEVHMNLVMQACLQGCDGEGCENDGDSDCNFDPKKNSNLKIAIIAARKAMIPENYVQRVIQFAQQGYTEISFPVFDTDWDSEAYLTVSGQNSNNTVRITDNFLQKVLEDGDWELLQRTDGSISKRIKARELWEQIGQAAWACADPGLQFDTTINDWHTCPESGRINASNPCSEYMFLDDTACNLASLNLMSFLIENKGGEAAFDVEAFEHAVRLWTITLEVSVLMAQFPSERIAQLSYKFRTLGLGFANIGGYLMAAGIPYDSEAGRTICASVSALMTGVSYATSAEMAAEMGAFPGYHDNAEAMLRVIRNHRRAAYGEAAGYEDLNIAPVPLVAEGSPDATLSVAARAAWDRALELGQEHGFRNAQVSVIAPTGTIGLVMDCDTTGIEPDFALVKFKKLAGGGYFKIINRMVPTALNRLGYSERQIKDIKGYAEGHGTLEGAPGINHDSLREKGFTDEALKAVEKELMEAFDIKFAFNKWTLGESFCTETLGLSPEDLDNVSFDILTELGFPRDQIDAANIYVCGSMTMEGAPHLKDEHLPVFDCANPCGRTGKRFLSVESHIRMMAASQPFISGAISKTINMPNNASIEDCMEAYMLSWRLALKANALYRDGSKLSQPLQAQLLDADDLDTMDEIAEASDTLRAEIVAERIVERFITQRRKLPHRRKGYTQKAVVGGHKVYLRTGEYEDGPLGEIFIDMHKEGAAFRSLMNNFAIAISIGLQYGVPLEEYVEAFTFTRFDPSGIVEGNDTIKMATSILDYIFRELAVSYLGRNDLAHVVPEDLAPDSIGKGDGEGNFAQSVQEEAQEVVERIASKGYVRSKFLVIKGAKGYGEGEESVTKAVSSSGKMTASAGAGGSQMVARAEVTETVSVKSSVIDTADMHMDQVREARMKGYEGDPCGECGNFTLVRNGTCLKCLTCGGTSGCS from the coding sequence ATGCGCGTTACACGTCTATTCACCAACAAAAACGAATCACCTTATGATTCAATTGAATTCCGTCATACGGCCAGTGAGATTCGCAATCCGGATGGTTCTGTTGTCTTCCAGCTAGACCGTATGGAGGTCCCGGCCGCGTGGTCGCAAGTCGCCTGCGATGTGCTGGCGCAAAAATATTTCCGCAAGGCGGGCGTTCCGGCCATGCTGAAGGCCGTTAAGGAAAAGGATATCCCATCCTGGTTATGGCGCAACGCCGCCGACGATAAAGCCTGCAGAGACCTGCCTGAAAACGAACGCAGCAGTGGTGAAAGTTCGGCCAAGCAGGTATTTGACCGGCTTGCCGGAACCTGGACCTACTGGGGCTGGAAAGGTGGTTTCTTCGATTCGGAGGCCGACGCCAAAGCCTATTTTGATGAAATGCGCTATATGTTGGCGACCCAGGTTGGAGCGCCAAACTCGCCGCAGTGGTTCAATACCGGACTGCACTGGGCTTACGGCATCGACAGCCCGGCCCAGGGTCACTCGTTCGTCGATTTCCGCAGCGGCAAACTGGTTCAGTCAAAATCCGCCTACGAACATCCCCAACCCCATGCTTGCTTCATTCAGGGCATCAGCGACGATCTGGTCAATGAAGGCGGCATTATGGACTTATGGGTGCGGGAGGCGCGCCTGTTCAAGTACGGATCTGGGACCGGCACCAACTTCTCGCGCTTGCGCGGCGAGAATGAAAACCTTTCGGGCGGTGGCAAATCTTCGGGAATGATGAGTTTCCTGAAAATCGGTGACCGTGCAGCTGGCGCCATCAAGTCCGGCGGCACAACCCGGCGCGCCGCCAAGATGGTCGTCGTCGATGTCGATCATCCCGATGTCGAGCAATTCATTAACTGGAAAGTTCGCGAGGAGCAGAAAGTTGCCGCCCTTGTCACAGGATCAAGGCAAGCCGAAGTTCACATGAATCTGGTCATGCAGGCTTGCCTTCAGGGCTGCGACGGCGAGGGTTGCGAGAATGATGGCGACAGCGACTGCAACTTCGATCCCAAAAAGAACAGCAACCTGAAAATCGCCATCATCGCTGCTCGTAAAGCGATGATCCCGGAAAACTACGTTCAACGGGTCATTCAGTTCGCCCAGCAGGGCTATACAGAAATTTCTTTCCCGGTCTTCGATACGGATTGGGATTCGGAAGCGTATCTGACGGTTTCGGGACAAAACTCCAACAACACGGTCCGGATCACTGACAATTTCCTGCAAAAGGTTCTTGAAGACGGTGACTGGGAACTACTGCAACGCACGGATGGCAGCATTTCCAAGCGCATCAAGGCGCGTGAATTGTGGGAACAGATCGGTCAAGCCGCCTGGGCCTGTGCCGATCCGGGATTGCAGTTCGATACCACCATCAATGACTGGCATACCTGCCCCGAAAGTGGTCGCATCAATGCCTCCAACCCGTGTTCGGAATACATGTTCCTGGATGACACCGCTTGCAACCTGGCGTCACTGAACCTGATGTCGTTTTTGATTGAGAACAAGGGTGGCGAGGCTGCCTTCGATGTCGAGGCTTTTGAACATGCCGTTCGCCTGTGGACAATAACACTGGAAGTGTCGGTCCTGATGGCGCAATTCCCGTCAGAACGGATTGCACAGCTATCCTACAAATTCCGTACCCTTGGTTTGGGCTTTGCCAATATTGGCGGCTACCTGATGGCCGCTGGCATTCCTTACGATTCAGAAGCCGGACGCACCATCTGTGCTTCTGTTTCGGCTCTGATGACAGGTGTTTCTTACGCGACGTCGGCCGAAATGGCCGCCGAGATGGGCGCCTTCCCGGGCTACCATGACAATGCAGAGGCAATGTTACGGGTTATTCGCAACCACCGCCGCGCCGCTTACGGCGAAGCCGCAGGTTACGAAGATTTGAACATTGCCCCGGTGCCGCTGGTTGCCGAAGGCTCACCCGACGCCACATTATCAGTGGCGGCGCGCGCCGCCTGGGACCGGGCTTTGGAACTGGGCCAGGAGCATGGTTTCCGCAACGCCCAGGTTAGTGTTATCGCCCCGACAGGCACCATCGGTCTGGTCATGGATTGCGACACAACCGGCATCGAACCGGATTTCGCCCTCGTCAAATTCAAAAAACTGGCCGGCGGCGGATACTTCAAAATCATCAACCGCATGGTGCCGACAGCCCTCAACCGTCTGGGTTATTCGGAGCGTCAAATCAAGGACATCAAGGGATATGCCGAAGGACATGGCACCCTTGAAGGTGCCCCGGGCATCAACCACGACTCTTTACGTGAAAAAGGCTTTACGGATGAAGCCCTGAAAGCGGTTGAAAAAGAATTGATGGAAGCTTTCGACATCAAGTTCGCTTTTAACAAGTGGACGTTGGGCGAAAGTTTCTGCACCGAGACCCTGGGGTTAAGCCCCGAAGACCTGGACAATGTGTCCTTCGACATACTGACCGAATTGGGCTTTCCCAGGGACCAAATCGATGCCGCCAACATCTATGTTTGCGGCTCGATGACAATGGAAGGCGCACCGCATTTAAAAGACGAGCACCTGCCCGTCTTTGATTGCGCCAATCCTTGTGGTCGCACAGGCAAACGATTCCTGTCAGTTGAAAGCCATATCCGGATGATGGCGGCTTCGCAGCCGTTCATTTCAGGCGCTATTTCCAAAACCATCAACATGCCAAACAACGCCTCCATCGAAGACTGCATGGAAGCCTACATGTTGTCATGGCGTTTGGCCCTGAAAGCAAACGCCTTGTACCGGGATGGCTCGAAACTGTCCCAACCTTTGCAAGCGCAGCTTCTTGATGCCGACGATCTGGACACGATGGACGAAATTGCCGAGGCGTCCGATACCCTGCGCGCCGAAATTGTTGCCGAACGCATTGTTGAGCGTTTTATCACTCAACGCCGAAAATTACCTCATCGTCGCAAGGGCTACACCCAGAAAGCGGTGGTTGGCGGGCACAAAGTGTATTTGCGCACGGGCGAGTATGAAGATGGCCCCCTTGGCGAAATCTTTATCGATATGCACAAGGAAGGCGCTGCTTTCCGTTCCCTGATGAACAACTTCGCTATCGCCATTTCCATCGGCCTGCAGTACGGCGTTCCGCTGGAAGAATACGTTGAAGCCTTCACCTTCACCCGCTTTGACCCGTCGGGCATTGTCGAAGGTAACGACACCATCAAGATGGCGACGTCAATTCTGGATTATATCTTCCGCGAATTGGCCGTTTCCTACCTTGGTCGCAATGACCTGGCCCATGTAGTGCCCGAAGATTTGGCTCCCGACAGCATTGGCAAAGGCGACGGGGAAGGCAATTTTGCCCAAAGCGTCCAGGAAGAAGCGCAGGAAGTTGTCGAGCGCATCGCCTCGAAAGGCTATGTGCGTTCCAAATTTCTTGTCATCAAGGGCGCCAAGGGGTACGGCGAAGGCGAAGAGAGCGTCACCAAAGCCGTCAGCAGTAGTGGCAAAATGACAGCGTCAGCCGGGGCCGGTGGTTCTCAAATGGTCGCCAGGGCCGAAGTAACGGAAACTGTCAGCGTCAAAAGTTCAGTCATCGACACGGCCGATATGCACATGGATCAAGTCCGGGAAGCCAGAATGAAAGGTTATGAAGGCGATCCTTGCGGAGAATGCGGCAACTTTACATTGGTTCGCAATGGCACCTGTCTGAAGTGCCTGACATGTGGTGGCACCAGCGGTTGCTCGTAA
- a CDS encoding NADH:ubiquinone oxidoreductase subunit NDUFA12 — MITGTLLYTWFKGELVGTDVFSNRYYRSRGAKLSGRERRWVLYHGKTEASSVPAEWHSWLHHTTDAPLTESAAQLRSWQKEHEPNASGTSDAYLPQGHEYKGGHRAAATGDYQSWSPDN, encoded by the coding sequence ATGATTACCGGTACGTTGCTCTATACATGGTTTAAGGGTGAATTGGTTGGCACCGACGTTTTTTCAAACCGTTACTACCGCTCTCGAGGGGCCAAGCTTTCGGGCCGCGAGCGGCGTTGGGTTCTCTATCACGGCAAGACGGAGGCCTCATCGGTTCCGGCGGAATGGCATTCATGGCTGCATCACACAACCGATGCGCCATTGACCGAAAGTGCTGCCCAGTTGCGTTCATGGCAGAAAGAGCACGAGCCCAATGCCAGCGGTACCTCCGATGCCTATTTACCGCAGGGACATGAATACAAGGGTGGCCATCGGGCCGCCGCGACTGGTGATTATCAGTCCTGGTCGCCAGATAACTAA